The Thioalkalivibrio nitratireducens DSM 14787 DNA segment CGGAAACTGAAAGGGCCCGAGTTCCCGGCGAAAAGAGGCTGTACACACAACAGTGCAGCGTCATCCGCTGCTCGGCACTCCTGTCGCCAGAGGCAACCCCGGCCGTGGGAACGGCGGATGACAACCTTCGGCCGCCTCTGGCCCACGCATTCTGGAGGACCGGAATTGGCCGCGCGCCGTGGCAACCAGCAGGCGGTTTCCGGCACCCTCAGTCGCTGATCTGCCGCCAGGTTGAGGCCTCCCCCGACGATTTCTCCAGCAGAGCGACCAGTTCCGCGTGGGCCGCGAGTTCCTCCGGACCCGGTTCGATTACCGGCAACCGTGCCTGCGACCGGCGGGCGCGCTGCGGTGTCGATGCCGCGGCCGTGTCCGGACCCGCCTGATCCAGCCCCAGCGCCACCTGCCCCCCGGTCATCGCGAGATAGACCTCGGCGAGCAGTTCCGCGTCGAGCACCGCCCCGTGCAGTACCCGGCCCGACGCATCGACCTGGTAGCGCCGGCACAGTGCGTCCAGGGAATTACGGGTTCCGGGGTGCATCTGCCGGGCAAGCACCAGCGTGTCCAGTACCGTGCAGATCTGTTCGATGCGCGGTACCCCCGCTCCGGCCAGCTTCAGCTCGTGGTTGATGAAGCCCAGGTCGAACGGCGCGTTGTGGATCACCAGTTCCGCGCCGTCGACGAACTCCAGGAAACGGTCCACCACATCGCCGAATCGCGGCTTATCGCGCAGGAACTCGTTGGTGATTCCGTGCACTTCGACCGCACCCGGGTCAATCTCGCGGTCCGGCTGCAGGTATTCGTGCAGCCGTTCACCGGTCACGCGCCGGTTCACGACCTCCAGGCACCCGATCTCGATGATCCGGTGTCCGCTCGCGGGATCAAGCCCCGTGGTCTCGGTGTCGAGTACGATCTGCCGCATCAGTCTCTTCCTCGTTCGCTGCCGCTGGTATCGGCCGGGTCAGCCACGCAGCCGCTGCGCCGCCAGCATCTCGTCGATGGCCTGGTTTGCCAGCTGGTCCGCACGCTCGTTCTCCGGGTGCCCGGTATGGCCGCGCACCCAGAACCAGTCGATCTCGTGCCGCGCGGCCAGCGCATCGAGCCGAAGCCAGAGGTCCTGGTTCTTGACCGGTTTCCCGCTGGCCGCACGCCAGCCCCGGCGTTTCCAGCCCGGAAGCCAGGTGGTGATCCCCTGCTTCAGGTATTGCGAATCGGTCAGCAGTTCGACCCGGCAGGTGCGGGTCAGCGTCTCGAGCGCTTCGATCGCGGCGGTCATTTCCATCCGGTTGTTCGTCGTCTCGGGCTCGGCGCCGCGCAGCTCGCGCTCCTGACCACGGTAACGAAGCACCGCACCCCAACCACCCGGACCCGGGTTTCCGCGGCAGGCGCCATCGGTGAAGACGTACACAATGTCGCCGTTCACGCCCATTGCGAGCTTCCCGCGGCACGGACCGGCATGCGCGCCCGGCGCCAGCGCGCACGTGGCGTCAGGGGGATGGTTTCACGGCGTTGCGCGATCGTCAGCACGCAGCTGCCCAGCAGCGGCAGCCAAGGCGCGGCCAGTACGTCGCCCCTCCCGAGCAGACGCAGCCAGCTGCCGGGCAGGCCCGCCGGCAATACGCTCAGCGCCTGTTGCCGACGTACCCGAAGACCCGCGCTCTCGAGCCGCCGGAGGTACTGCCGGCGCCACAGACCCGCCGGTAGCGCCGGCGACCAGCGGGACTGCCCGGAGTCTGCGCAGGCGGTGGTGTCGAGCAGGAACAGGTAGCCCTCCGGCGCCAGTACCCGAGCCGCCTCCATCACCAACGGCTCGACGTCTTCGGTCAAATGGCCCGCATGTGCCAGCACCACGCATTCGAAGGACTTGCCGGAAAGTGGCAGGCGGTCGATCTCCGTACGTAGCGGCGCCTGCTCCGATCCAATCCGCAGGATCCAGGCCATGCGCG contains these protein-coding regions:
- the rnhA gene encoding ribonuclease HI translates to MGVNGDIVYVFTDGACRGNPGPGGWGAVLRYRGQERELRGAEPETTNNRMEMTAAIEALETLTRTCRVELLTDSQYLKQGITTWLPGWKRRGWRAASGKPVKNQDLWLRLDALAARHEIDWFWVRGHTGHPENERADQLANQAIDEMLAAQRLRG
- the dnaQ gene encoding DNA polymerase III subunit epsilon — its product is MRQIVLDTETTGLDPASGHRIIEIGCLEVVNRRVTGERLHEYLQPDREIDPGAVEVHGITNEFLRDKPRFGDVVDRFLEFVDGAELVIHNAPFDLGFINHELKLAGAGVPRIEQICTVLDTLVLARQMHPGTRNSLDALCRRYQVDASGRVLHGAVLDAELLAEVYLAMTGGQVALGLDQAGPDTAAASTPQRARRSQARLPVIEPGPEELAAHAELVALLEKSSGEASTWRQISD
- a CDS encoding methyltransferase domain-containing protein; translation: MDLKHSPEKRFHQASCADCLRGWYAGPQGRRVREALGREIRQRRPLHFGDSLLELAPVELVHGEWARMAWILRIGSEQAPLRTEIDRLPLSGKSFECVVLAHAGHLTEDVEPLVMEAARVLAPEGYLFLLDTTACADSGQSRWSPALPAGLWRRQYLRRLESAGLRVRRQQALSVLPAGLPGSWLRLLGRGDVLAAPWLPLLGSCVLTIAQRRETIPLTPRARWRRARMPVRAAGSSQWA